One Candidatus Stygibacter australis genomic region harbors:
- a CDS encoding FlgD immunoglobulin-like domain containing protein translates to IYNIKGQLVKNLVNETYRPGEYQVIWNGHDQNGQKASSGVYFYQMHCGSDTINGKMLMLK, encoded by the coding sequence GTATTTATAACATCAAAGGGCAATTAGTGAAGAACCTGGTAAATGAAACCTATCGTCCTGGTGAATATCAGGTTATCTGGAATGGGCATGATCAAAATGGTCAAAAAGCAAGTAGTGGAGTTTATTTTTATCAGATGCATTGTGGCAGTGATACTATAAATGGTAAAATGTTGATGTTGAAATAG